In Bythopirellula goksoeyrii, a single window of DNA contains:
- a CDS encoding PEP-CTERM sorting domain-containing protein, translating into MRILLCAAALAALLSSQAMAAFDLRITEIWPGNTDGENLTDDWFEVTNYGDMAWVEATDGNLYFDDDSFDATTADLLFGVDTIAPGESVIFVDGNAGTGGINTFLWADTWGTLVSPLPQVGSYEGSGLGQGGDAIGLWITSVAPTGSPDITGSYPDGNGSLGGSYDLVLGSFSTVGNAAGAVATAVNDIGEPAIGSPGSVGVPEPASLALVGMSLVVFSLRRR; encoded by the coding sequence ATGAGAATCTTACTGTGTGCGGCGGCTTTGGCCGCTTTGTTAAGCAGCCAGGCGATGGCTGCCTTTGACTTGCGAATTACCGAAATTTGGCCCGGAAATACCGATGGCGAGAATCTGACCGATGATTGGTTTGAAGTAACCAATTATGGTGATATGGCCTGGGTGGAAGCGACCGACGGTAATCTCTATTTTGACGACGATTCTTTCGATGCCACTACAGCAGACCTTTTGTTTGGCGTGGATACTATTGCTCCCGGCGAGTCTGTCATCTTTGTCGATGGAAACGCAGGAACAGGGGGGATCAACACCTTTTTATGGGCCGATACTTGGGGCACTTTGGTTAGCCCACTTCCTCAAGTTGGCTCCTACGAGGGGTCCGGACTTGGTCAAGGTGGGGATGCAATCGGATTGTGGATAACTTCAGTGGCACCAACAGGGTCACCTGACATCACTGGTTCCTATCCCGACGGCAATGGCTCCCTTGGAGGTTCTTACGACCTCGTTCTCGGATCATTCAGCACAGTAGGCAATGCCGCAGGTGCTGTGGCAACTGCCGTCAACGATATCGGCGAACCTGCTATTGGCTCACCCGGCTCGGTTGGAGTCCCAGAACCAGCTAGCTTGGCATTGGTTGGCATGAGTTTGGTTGTCTTTAGCCTGCGACGCCGGTAA
- a CDS encoding PEP-CTERM sorting domain-containing protein (PEP-CTERM proteins occur, often in large numbers, in the proteomes of bacteria that also encode an exosortase, a predicted intramembrane cysteine proteinase. The presence of a PEP-CTERM domain at a protein's C-terminus predicts cleavage within the sorting domain, followed by covalent anchoring to some some component of the (usually Gram-negative) cell surface. Many PEP-CTERM proteins exhibit an unusual sequence composition that includes large numbers of potential glycosylation sites. Expression of one such protein has been shown restore the ability of a bacterium to form floc, a type of biofilm.): MTNPILRCVLVLIAGLSSQSNTFAISFHFGTDIGGENNAYVGQPMANIVSEGTTATFMAAPIGTLLDDSDAQGLGIDSRSLSDAIDGTATGDRTKFNLLEGSHNSTSLGESLTFSFNQAGVLNDILFDGVKDETLEYFILTFPNGYQITIFDSQAEYRLDLQGYHLTDLNVPNPIECQFEDDDLTGINYPYLADEVFTLTYGEGNYADVPNYRTNPRFPQFPNDVGDGSRLQGIVVTSIPEPTSVLLFLLSCGGLTMWRHPGGSANHSEINSSPFRVHRAK, encoded by the coding sequence ATGACTAACCCAATATTACGCTGCGTACTGGTCTTAATTGCGGGACTATCTTCTCAGTCCAATACCTTCGCTATTAGCTTTCACTTTGGTACCGACATTGGGGGCGAGAACAATGCTTACGTGGGACAACCCATGGCGAATATTGTCTCTGAGGGCACTACAGCAACTTTCATGGCTGCACCTATAGGCACCTTGTTAGACGATAGCGACGCACAAGGACTAGGTATCGATTCAAGAAGTCTATCAGATGCAATCGATGGGACTGCAACAGGTGACAGAACTAAATTCAATCTTCTCGAAGGAAGCCACAATTCGACCAGCCTTGGTGAGTCTCTCACTTTCTCATTCAATCAGGCAGGTGTACTCAACGACATCTTGTTTGATGGCGTTAAAGACGAGACACTCGAATACTTCATATTGACCTTTCCCAATGGATATCAGATCACTATCTTTGACTCCCAGGCCGAATACCGACTCGATCTACAAGGATATCATCTGACCGACTTGAACGTGCCAAACCCTATCGAGTGTCAATTCGAGGACGATGATTTAACAGGGATCAACTATCCATACCTTGCGGATGAGGTATTTACACTCACCTATGGCGAAGGCAACTATGCCGATGTGCCGAACTACAGGACCAATCCACGTTTTCCTCAATTTCCCAATGACGTGGGAGACGGATCGCGACTCCAGGGCATCGTAGTGACCTCGATCCCCGAGCCAACAAGTGTCCTGCTGTTCCTGCTTAGCTGCGGAGGTTTGACGATGTGGCGACACCCAGGCGGTAGTGCAAATCATTCCGAAATCAATTCTTCGCCATTCCGCGTACATAGAGCGAAATAG
- a CDS encoding DUF1559 family PulG-like putative transporter, with protein MFRTKKRRPCGSLKAFTLVELLVVIAIIGVLVALLLPAIQSAREAARRAQCMSNLKQIGLGMLNYESSRKSFPPGQFKPAGLTEKRALSWSVWHLPYIEQQSVFNQFDLKFGVTELPNNRPDLTGPSNTVIDVYRCPSTGRIQNFRGNDGRLTGLPEASGSSGHTGNGLGTIDYMGIRGPDWDVINKVSGITYGTEGGSNFTSLKLDRGILMYLQSGGLCLNKNETCSSAVVRFKEITDGATYTILIGESSGRGAEEGLKCNGENTLSTDEFSGAWASDKNISRVKLDPESPVCGEKISAINPAAKYQFAYEEFFSDHPGGVQTLRCDGSVQFLRDDTERDVYFALCTRNGEELISE; from the coding sequence ATGTTTCGTACTAAAAAGCGCCGACCGTGTGGCTCGCTCAAAGCGTTCACCTTGGTCGAGTTGTTGGTTGTTATCGCCATTATTGGAGTGCTAGTTGCTCTCTTGTTACCGGCAATTCAGTCTGCTCGTGAGGCAGCCCGCAGGGCCCAGTGCATGAGCAACCTGAAGCAGATAGGATTGGGCATGCTCAACTACGAGAGTTCACGCAAGAGCTTTCCACCCGGGCAATTTAAGCCTGCCGGACTTACGGAAAAGCGTGCCCTCTCCTGGTCGGTTTGGCATCTGCCCTACATCGAGCAGCAAAGCGTATTCAATCAATTCGATCTAAAGTTTGGTGTAACCGAATTACCAAACAACCGCCCAGATCTCACGGGGCCGTCCAATACGGTGATCGATGTCTATCGTTGCCCTAGTACAGGTCGCATACAGAATTTTCGAGGAAACGATGGTCGACTCACTGGCCTGCCAGAGGCCTCAGGCTCCTCCGGTCATACGGGCAATGGACTTGGTACCATTGATTATATGGGAATCCGTGGACCTGATTGGGATGTCATAAACAAAGTCTCAGGAATTACGTACGGGACTGAAGGAGGGAGCAATTTCACGAGCCTTAAACTGGATCGGGGAATTCTGATGTATTTGCAATCGGGGGGGCTCTGTTTAAACAAGAATGAAACATGCTCATCCGCAGTAGTTCGGTTCAAAGAGATTACCGATGGTGCCACTTACACTATCCTGATTGGCGAATCGAGCGGTCGCGGTGCTGAGGAAGGTCTCAAATGCAACGGCGAGAATACGTTGTCAACGGACGAGTTTTCAGGCGCCTGGGCTAGTGATAAGAATATTAGCCGAGTGAAGCTAGATCCTGAGAGTCCTGTTTGTGGGGAAAAGATCTCGGCGATTAATCCCGCTGCCAAGTATCAATTTGCTTATGAGGAATTCTTCTCTGACCATCCTGGCGGCGTTCAGACGCTTCGCTGCGATGGCTCGGTGCAATTCCTGCGGGACGACACTGAGCGTGACGTCTATTTCGCTCTATGTACGCGGAATGGCGAAGAATTGATTTCGGAATGA